One window of the Dreissena polymorpha isolate Duluth1 chromosome 5, UMN_Dpol_1.0, whole genome shotgun sequence genome contains the following:
- the LOC127882027 gene encoding macrophage mannose receptor 1-like isoform X2 produces the protein MLSILQTVSVVTSVLISAVMGDFSCICNYDVEKPVYGQMSASSTPIGYLYEFDCKPEGLETGNTAWFSIQYEGQYGYLEAGPNAMKQVCPGVPPDSDTVRTTTKPTTVISTKTPTSTTVIAQSTSTTPRIPTLTSSTITPATSTTTRSTTTTTTSTSTKPTTTTTPTPKPTTSKATTRSTTTIPTTTSTTTTPFTTSTSAIQTTTSTKPPTTISTTSRPTPTTTWSNTPPETTRQTTSGPQTVFDGCGSFRPIANSNEPGVLFTILASANTCYEFVSFPQHSWRSAESHCTANNGHLVHIANKQEQDGIYSFVHSKGGHGVWIGLNDIIIEEIFTWVSGDPVTITNWQNGRFAAFGHNTEDCVVLTDQTHNGTWDDRPCSEFHSFVCEYVTGTKTSASTTMSSTRSRTTFLTSMASHSGAYTVMYGCTNKANVAGDYEPGTRFTVDNRCYELVRTAHTWRVAENHCVNKGGHLASIDNTRQQNGVYQVVKGSSLGNVWIGLHDHDIDGNYSWISGSVAGFTHFSSANSSFQNSKDKDCVSLEGATGLWLHLLCSEAHPYLCEIESNSATTRPTTVVPVWHSTTQHTTQYTDGDTTLCPFDVRREAQQFGTPLAQRDSRCYEIITRSVTWAYGETLCKVKGGHLADILNAEEQDYIVSFITRHGSPDVWIGLNDIHAEGVREWTSGNPVTYTHWQSDHVGNVANPGLEDCVLMRSSMHGAWDDVPCESYFAWGGATVQKHNFLCEYGTIIAGHMPDPIG, from the exons TTATCAATCCTACAAACAGTCAGTGTAGTGACATCCGTGTTGATATCCGCAGTCATGGGCGACTTCAGCTGCATTTGCAACTACGATGTAGAAAAGCCAGTGTATGGACAG ATGTCAGCATCGTCTACTCCGATCGGCTACCTCTACGAGTTTGATTGTAAACCTGAAGGCTTAGAGACGGGTAACACCGCCTGGTTTTCAATCCAATACGAAGGACAG TACGGATATCTCGAGGCAGGTCCAAACGCCATGAAGCAAGTGTGCCCAGGGGTTCCGCCGGACTCTGACACAG TTAGAACCACAACGAAACCAACTACAGTCATATCAACTAAAACACCAACGTCCACTACGGTAATAGCACAATCAACATCAACAACACCAAGAATACCAACACTGACGTCATCCACAATTACACCAGCTACAAGCACAACTACTAGGTcaactacaacgactactacatCAACTTCCACTAAACCAACGACAACTACCACACCAACCCCGAAACCAACAACTTCAAAGGCCACTACAAGATCGACAACTACAATACCAACGACAACATCAACCACTACTACACCTTTTACAACATCAACAAGCGCGATACAAACTACAACATCAACTAAACCACCTACGACAATATCAACAACAAGTAGACCGACACCGACAACTACATGGTCAAATACACCACCAGAAACTACACGGCAAACAACTTCTGGACCACAAACAG TATTCGATGGATGCGGGTCATTCCGTCCAATCGCTAATTCCAACGAGCCAGGAGTTTTATTTACAATCCTCGCCTCGGCAAATACGTGCTATGAGTTCGTGTCCTTTCCACAGCACAGCTGGCGTTCGGCAGAAAGCCATTGTACGGCAAATAATGGTCATTTGGTTCATATTGCCAACAAACAGGAGCAAGATGGAATTTATTCCTTTGTGCATAGCAAGGGCGGTCATGGCGTGTGGATTGGTTTGAATGATATTATCATTGAAGAGATATTTACCTGGGTCTCAG GTGACCCTGTTACAATAACAAACTGGCAGAATGGCAGGTTTGCTGCTTTTGGTCATAACACAGAGGATTGTGTAGTTTTGACCGACCAAACACACAATGGGACCTGGGACGATAGGCCATGTAGCGAGTTTCATAGTTTTGTGTGCGAATACG TTACTGGTACCAAGACATCCGCATCAACAACAATGTCATCAACGAGGTCTCGAACAACCTTTTTAACGAGTATGGCTTCGCACTCGGGAGCTT ATACCGTTATGTATGGATGTACCAATAAGGCAAACGTCGCCGGCGATTACGAACCAGGGACGAGGTTTACCGTTGACAACCGTTGCTACGAGCTTGTCCGTACAGCTCACACTTGGAGAGTGGCTGAAAATCACTGTGTAAACAAGGGAGGTCACTTGGCTAGTATTGACAACACGCGGCAACAAAATGGCGTTTACCAAGTTGTTAAAGGTTCAAGTTTGGGGAACGTCTGGATCGGACTGCACGACCATGATATTGACGGGAATTACTCGTGGATCTCAG GTTCAGTGGCCGGCTTTACACACTTCAGCTCAGCAAATAGCAGTTTCCAAAACAGCAAGGATAAGGATTGTGTGTCCTTAGAAGGTGCAACTGGACTTTGGCTTCACTTACTTTGTTCTGAGGCACACCCGTATCTGTGTGAAATAG AAAGTAACAGTGCCACCACTCGACCAACAACTGTGGTACCTGTATGGCATTCTACTACACAGCACACTACTCAGTACACTGATG GTGACACAACCTTATGTCCGTTTGATGTACGACGCGAAGCTCAGCAGTTCGGAACACCTCTGGCCCAACGTGATAGTCGTTGCTACGAGATCATTACACGTTCGGTCACTTGGGCGTATGGAGAAACGCTCTGCAAAGTGAAAGGAGGCCATTTGGCAGACATTCTGAACGCTGAGGAGCAGGATTACATTGTATCCTTCATCACTCGCCATGGATCACCGGATGTGTGGATAGGCCTCAACGACATACACGCGGAAGGAGTTCGTGAATGGACATCAG GTAATCCCGTCACATACACGCACTGGCAGTCGGATCACGTTGGCAACGTTGCTAACCCCGGTCTTGAGGACTGTGTGCTTATGCGCAGTTCAATGCACGGGGCCTGGGATGATGTCCCGTGTGAAAGCTATTTCGCCTGGGGAGGGGCGACGGTGCAAAAACACAACTTTCTCTGTGAATATG GTACCATCATTGCTGGTCATATGCCGGATCCGATCGGGTGA
- the LOC127882027 gene encoding macrophage mannose receptor 1-like isoform X1 — protein MLSILQTVSVVTSVLISAVMGDFSCICNYDVEKPVYGQMSASSTPIGYLYEFDCKPEGLETGNTAWFSIQYEGQYGYLEAGPNAMKQVCPGVPPDSDTVRTTTKPTTVISTKTPTSTTVIAQSTSTTPRIPTLTSSTITPATSTTTRSTTTTTTSTSTKPTTTTTPTPKPTTSKATTRSTTTIPTTTSTTTTPFTTSTSAIQTTTSTKPPTTISTTSRPTPTTTWSNTPPETTRQTTSGPQTVFDGCGSFRPIANSNEPGVLFTILASANTCYEFVSFPQHSWRSAESHCTANNGHLVHIANKQEQDGIYSFVHSKGGHGVWIGLNDIIIEEIFTWVSGDPVTITNWQNGRFAAFGHNTEDCVVLTDQTHNGTWDDRPCSEFHSFVCEYVTGTKTSASTTMSSTRSRTTFLTSMASHSGAYTVMYGCTNKANVAGDYEPGTRFTVDNRCYELVRTAHTWRVAENHCVNKGGHLASIDNTRQQNGVYQVVKGSSLGNVWIGLHDHDIDGNYSWISGSVAGFTHFSSANSSFQNSKDKDCVSLEGATGLWLHLLCSEAHPYLCEIESNSATTRPTTVVPVWHSTTQHTTQYTDGDTTLCPFDVRREAQQFGTPLAQRDSRCYEIITRSVTWAYGETLCKVKGGHLADILNAEEQDYIVSFITRHGSPDVWIGLNDIHAEGVREWTSGNPVTYTHWQSDHVGNVANPGLEDCVLMRSSMHGAWDDVPCESYFAWGGATVQKHNFLCEYGTIIAGHMPDPIG, from the exons ATG TTATCAATCCTACAAACAGTCAGTGTAGTGACATCCGTGTTGATATCCGCAGTCATGGGCGACTTCAGCTGCATTTGCAACTACGATGTAGAAAAGCCAGTGTATGGACAG ATGTCAGCATCGTCTACTCCGATCGGCTACCTCTACGAGTTTGATTGTAAACCTGAAGGCTTAGAGACGGGTAACACCGCCTGGTTTTCAATCCAATACGAAGGACAG TACGGATATCTCGAGGCAGGTCCAAACGCCATGAAGCAAGTGTGCCCAGGGGTTCCGCCGGACTCTGACACAG TTAGAACCACAACGAAACCAACTACAGTCATATCAACTAAAACACCAACGTCCACTACGGTAATAGCACAATCAACATCAACAACACCAAGAATACCAACACTGACGTCATCCACAATTACACCAGCTACAAGCACAACTACTAGGTcaactacaacgactactacatCAACTTCCACTAAACCAACGACAACTACCACACCAACCCCGAAACCAACAACTTCAAAGGCCACTACAAGATCGACAACTACAATACCAACGACAACATCAACCACTACTACACCTTTTACAACATCAACAAGCGCGATACAAACTACAACATCAACTAAACCACCTACGACAATATCAACAACAAGTAGACCGACACCGACAACTACATGGTCAAATACACCACCAGAAACTACACGGCAAACAACTTCTGGACCACAAACAG TATTCGATGGATGCGGGTCATTCCGTCCAATCGCTAATTCCAACGAGCCAGGAGTTTTATTTACAATCCTCGCCTCGGCAAATACGTGCTATGAGTTCGTGTCCTTTCCACAGCACAGCTGGCGTTCGGCAGAAAGCCATTGTACGGCAAATAATGGTCATTTGGTTCATATTGCCAACAAACAGGAGCAAGATGGAATTTATTCCTTTGTGCATAGCAAGGGCGGTCATGGCGTGTGGATTGGTTTGAATGATATTATCATTGAAGAGATATTTACCTGGGTCTCAG GTGACCCTGTTACAATAACAAACTGGCAGAATGGCAGGTTTGCTGCTTTTGGTCATAACACAGAGGATTGTGTAGTTTTGACCGACCAAACACACAATGGGACCTGGGACGATAGGCCATGTAGCGAGTTTCATAGTTTTGTGTGCGAATACG TTACTGGTACCAAGACATCCGCATCAACAACAATGTCATCAACGAGGTCTCGAACAACCTTTTTAACGAGTATGGCTTCGCACTCGGGAGCTT ATACCGTTATGTATGGATGTACCAATAAGGCAAACGTCGCCGGCGATTACGAACCAGGGACGAGGTTTACCGTTGACAACCGTTGCTACGAGCTTGTCCGTACAGCTCACACTTGGAGAGTGGCTGAAAATCACTGTGTAAACAAGGGAGGTCACTTGGCTAGTATTGACAACACGCGGCAACAAAATGGCGTTTACCAAGTTGTTAAAGGTTCAAGTTTGGGGAACGTCTGGATCGGACTGCACGACCATGATATTGACGGGAATTACTCGTGGATCTCAG GTTCAGTGGCCGGCTTTACACACTTCAGCTCAGCAAATAGCAGTTTCCAAAACAGCAAGGATAAGGATTGTGTGTCCTTAGAAGGTGCAACTGGACTTTGGCTTCACTTACTTTGTTCTGAGGCACACCCGTATCTGTGTGAAATAG AAAGTAACAGTGCCACCACTCGACCAACAACTGTGGTACCTGTATGGCATTCTACTACACAGCACACTACTCAGTACACTGATG GTGACACAACCTTATGTCCGTTTGATGTACGACGCGAAGCTCAGCAGTTCGGAACACCTCTGGCCCAACGTGATAGTCGTTGCTACGAGATCATTACACGTTCGGTCACTTGGGCGTATGGAGAAACGCTCTGCAAAGTGAAAGGAGGCCATTTGGCAGACATTCTGAACGCTGAGGAGCAGGATTACATTGTATCCTTCATCACTCGCCATGGATCACCGGATGTGTGGATAGGCCTCAACGACATACACGCGGAAGGAGTTCGTGAATGGACATCAG GTAATCCCGTCACATACACGCACTGGCAGTCGGATCACGTTGGCAACGTTGCTAACCCCGGTCTTGAGGACTGTGTGCTTATGCGCAGTTCAATGCACGGGGCCTGGGATGATGTCCCGTGTGAAAGCTATTTCGCCTGGGGAGGGGCGACGGTGCAAAAACACAACTTTCTCTGTGAATATG GTACCATCATTGCTGGTCATATGCCGGATCCGATCGGGTGA